One window of Medicago truncatula cultivar Jemalong A17 chromosome 2, MtrunA17r5.0-ANR, whole genome shotgun sequence genomic DNA carries:
- the LOC11412223 gene encoding ABSCISIC ACID-INSENSITIVE 5-like protein 1 gives MALQKFEQEDQNSALSLTLDDFQCNNDKNFSSLNMDEFLASIWSSNDEDTAQTHNNTESVATAEHTISQQLGNSSSVPPPICKKTSDEVWSEIHKNQPQFKEANNLKRNETLKKQETPGEMTFEDFLVKAGVVKQSSSLSFQNHSGNVSNNMEPLNIASSGLRPSMEVGFPTQCVTSNSSATYQMTSGAESSGAANRKRIIDGPPEVLLDRKQRRMMKNRESAARSRARKQAYTIELEAELNLLQEENKQLKQFLAEAERKRKQELLQRKQSAKVQKGTEKSSSSTTW, from the exons ATGGCTCTACAAAAATTTGAACAAGAGGATCAAAACTCAGCACTCTCACTCACCCTGGAtgatttccaatgcaataatgaTAAGAACTTTAGCTCCCTCAACATGGATGAGTTCCTAGCTAGCATTTGGAGTTCCAATGATGAAGATACTGCTCAAACTCACAACAATACTGAAAGTGTTGCAACAGCAGAACACACCATTTCCCAACAGCTTGGTAATTCATCATCTGTCCCTCCTCCAATTTGCAAGAAAACTTCGGATGAAGTTTGGTCCGAGATACATAAAAACCAACCACAATTCAAAGAAGCAAATAACCTTAAAAGAAATGAGACACTCAAGAAGCAAGAAACACCTGGAGAAATGACTTTTGAGGATTTCTTGGTAAAAGCTGGAGTAGTAAAACAATCATCATCGTTGTCGTTTCAGAATCATAGTGGCAATGTTTCAAATAACATGGAACCACTGAATATTGCAAGTTCTGGTTTGAGGCCTTCAATGGAAGTAGGATTTCCTACTCAATGTGTGACTAGCAATAGTTCTGCAACATACCAAATGACAAGTGGAGCTGAGTCAAGTGGCGCTGCTAACAGAAAGAGGATAATTGATGGTCCTCCTGAAGTTCTATTGGACCGAAAACAACGCAGAATGATGAAAAATCGAGAATCGGCTGCACGTTCTCGAGCAAGAAAACAG GCTTATACAATAGAGCTAGAGGCTGAGCTGAATCTGCTGCAAGAAGAGAATAAACAGCTGAAACAATTTCTG GCTGAAGCTGAGCGCAAGAGGAAACAAGAG CTTCTGCAAAGAAAGCAATCTGCAAAGGTTCAAAAGGGGACAGAAAAATCAAGCTCAAGCACAACCTGGTGA